The Myotis daubentonii chromosome 9, mMyoDau2.1, whole genome shotgun sequence genome has a segment encoding these proteins:
- the FAU gene encoding ubiquitin-like FUBI-ribosomal protein eS30 fusion protein yields MQLFVRAQELHTLEVTGRETVSQIKAHVASLEGIAPEDQVVLLAGTPLEDEATLGQCGVEALSTLEVAARMLGGKVHGSLARAGKVRGQTPKVAKQEKKKKKTGRAKRRMQYNRRFVNVVPTFGKKKGPNANS; encoded by the exons ATGCAGCTGTTTGTCCGCGCCCAGGAGCTACACACCCTCGAGGTGACCGGCCGGGAGACTGTCTCCCAGATCAAG GCTCATGTAGCCTCGCTGGAGGGCATCGCTCCCGAAGATCAAGTCGTGCTCCTGGCGGGCACACCCCTGGAGGATGAGGCTACCCTGGGCCAGTGTGGGGTGGAGGCGCTGTCCACTCTGGAAGTAGCCGCCCGCATGCTTGGAG GTAAAGTCCACGGTTCTCTGGCCCGTGCTGGGAAAGTAAGAGGTCAGACCCCCAAG GTGGCCaaacaggagaaaaagaagaagaagactgGTCGGGCCAAGCGACGGATGCAGTACAACCGGCGTTTTGTCAATGTTGTGCCCACCTTTGGCAAGAAGAAGGGCCCCAATGCCAACTCTTAA
- the ZNHIT2 gene encoding zinc finger HIT domain-containing protein 2 — protein sequence MEPAGPCGFCPAAEAQPARYVCPRCNVPYCSLRCYRAHGTCAEDFYRDQVLGELRGRSASPSRLASALRRLRQQRETEDEPQDAGLSPGPAPGGLLGLWERLSPAEKAAFEQLLNRGEAGRLLPPWRPWWWGSGAGPRLLEELDDTPGGEAAELEPDPAKAPPEPARDAAAAESPAAAETALGDAPGACTPAVPARIPALASLSRGRVSPLVRFQLPNVLFAYAHTLVLYHGGDDALLTDFCATLLGVSGALGAQQAFASAEEALQAAAHVLEAGEHPPGPLGTRGAMREAARILLGEGPANQKGYTLAALGHLVQTLGRARKRAEATEVRDRLYRARKKCQFLMAWTNENEVALPALALDCARAHRAHAVAAEEVAALTGELERLWGGPLPPAPRTLIEELPG from the coding sequence ATGGAGCCGGCCGGGCCCTGCGGTTTCTGCCCGGCCGCCGAGGCCCAGCCGGCGCGCTACGTCTGCCCCCGCTGTAACGTGCCCTACTGCTCGCTGCGCTGCTACCGGGCGCATGGCACCTGCGCCGAAGACTTCTACCGGGACCAGGTGCTGGGAGAGCTCCGCGGCCGCAGCGCCTCTCCCAGCCGCCTAGCCAGCGCCCTCCGCCGGCTGCGCCAGCAACGCGAGACCGAGGACGAGCCGCAGGACGCAGGCCTCAGCCCGGGCCCGGCGCCCGGCGGCCTCTTGGGACTCTGGGAGCGGCTATCCCCGGCCGAGAAGGCGGCCTTCGAGCAGCTGCTGAACCGTGGCGAGGCCGGGCGGCTGCTGCCCCCGTGGCGGCCGTGGTGGTGGGGGAGCGGGGCCGGGCCACGACTTCTGGAGGAGCTGGATGATACCCCGGGCGGGGAGGCCGCGGAGCTGGAGCCCGACCCTGCGAAGGCGCCGCCAGAACCCGCGAGGGATGCCGCTGCCGCGGAGTCCCCGGCCGCCGCGGAGACGGCTCTCGGAGACGCCCCGGGGGCCTGCACGCCCGCTGTGCCCGCCCGGATCCCCGCGCTGGCCAGCCTGAGCCGCGGCAGGGTCTCGCCGCTCGTGCGCTTCCAGCTGCCCAACGTGCTGTTCGCCTATGCGCACACCCTTGTCCTGTATCATGGCGGCGACGATGCGCTGCTCACCGACTTCTGTGCCACGCTGCTCGGCGTTTCGGGAGCCCTGGGTGCCCAGCAGGCCTTTGCCTCTGCCGAAGAAGCCCTGCAGGCCGCCGCCCACGTGCTTGAAGCGGGCGAGCATCCCCCGGGGCCCCTGGGCACACGGGGTGCCATGCGCGAGGCCGCCCGCATCCTGCTGGGCGAGGGCCCTGCCAACCAGAAGGGCTACACGCTGGCAGCCCTGGGGCACTTGGTGCAGACTCTGGGCCGGGCCCGGAAACGGGCCGAGGCTACTGAGGTGCGAGATCGCCTCTACCGGGCCCGAAAGAAGTGCCAGTTCCTGATGGCTTGGACCAACGAGAATGAGgtggccctcccagccctggctctggacTGTGCCAGGGCCCACCGAGCTCACGCTGTAGCGGCGGAAGAGGTGGCAGCCCTCACTGGGGAGCTGGAGCGGCTTTGGGGAGGTCCCCTACCACCTGCCCCGAGGACACTCATTGAGGAACTCCCTGGCTGA
- the TM7SF2 gene encoding delta(14)-sterol reductase TM7SF2 isoform X3 — protein MLASDSPPRADWLICWAQDGPGAGPFKDLRVDMRCVRAPPGTGAAALMLLLPATMFHLLLAARSGPARLLGLPPHLPAPGALWSPGALLLWLTWLGLQAAFYLLPARKMAEGQELKDRSRLRYPINGFQALVLTALLVGLGVSAGLPLGMLTEMLLPLAWVATLTAFIFSLLLYLKALMAPASALAPGGNSGNPVYDFFLGRELNPRFGSFDCKYFCELRPGLIGWVLINLALLVQEAGLRGSPSLAMWLVNGFQLLYVGDALWHEEAVLTTMDITHDGFGFMLAFGDLAWVPFTYSLQAQFLLYHPQPLELPTASVICLVNAVGYYIFRGANSQKNTFRKNPSDPRVAGLETISTATGRQLLVSGWWGMVRHPNYLGDLIMALAWSLPCGVSHLLPYFYLLYFTALLVHREARDEQQCLQKYGLAWHEYCRRVPYRIVPYIY, from the exons ATGCTTGCGTCGGACTCGCCCCCAAGAGCCGATTGGCTGATCTGCTGGGCTCAGGATGGGCCGGGGGCGGGCCCGTTTAAAGACCTCAGGGTGGACATGCGCTGTGTCCGAGCGCCGCCCGGGACAG gcGCTGCGGCGCTGATGCTGCTGCTCCCCGCCACCATGTTCCATCTGCTCCTGGCGGCGCGCTCCGGGCCGGCGCGCCTCCTGGGCCTGCCCCCCCACCTGCCGGCGCCCGGGGCGCTGTGGAGCCCGGGGGCGCTGCTGCTGTGGCTCACCTGGCTGGGCCTGCAGGCGGCCTTCTACCTGCTGCCGGCGCGCAAG ATGGCTGAGGGCCAGGAATTGAAGGACAGGAGTCGCCTGCGCTACCCCATTAACG GCTTCCAGGCCCTGGTGCTGACAGCCCTGCTGGTGGGCCTGGGGGTGtcggctgggctgcccctgggaaTGCTCACGGAAATGCTCCTGCCCTTGGCGTGGGTGGCCACCCTCACGGCCTTCATCTTCAGCCTCCTCCTCTATCTGAAGGCGCTAATGGCCCCTGCCTCCGCCCTGGCACCTGGAGGGAACTCAG GCAACCCCGTTTACGACTTTTTCTTGGGACGGGAGCTCAACCCGCGCTTCGGTTCCTTTGACTGCAAATACTTCTGCGAACTGCGGCCTGGCCTCATCGGCTGG GTCCTCATCAACCTGGCTCTGCTGGTTCAGGAAGCAGGACTTCGGgggagtccctccctggccatgtGGCTGGTCAATGGCTTCCAGTTACTCTATGTGGGTGATGCCCTCTGGCACGAG GAAGCTGTACTCACCACCATGGACATCACACACGACGGGTTTGGCTTCATGCTGGCCTTTGGGGACCTAGCCTGGGTACCCTTCACCTACAGCCTGCAGGCCCAGTTCCTGCTgtaccacccacagcccctggagTTACCCACGGCCTCAGTCATCTGCCTCGTCAATG CTGTTGGTTACTACATCTTCCGTGGAGCCAACTCCCAGAAAAACACCTTCCGAAAGAACCCTTCTGACCCCAGAGTGGCCG GCCTTGAGACCATCTCTACAGCCACGGGGAGGCAGCTGCTAGTGTCTGGGTGGTGGGGTATGGTCCGCCATCCCAACTATCTGGGAGACCTCATTATGGCTCTGGCCTGGTCCTTGCCCTGTG GGGTGTCCCACCTGCTGCCTTACTTCTACCTCCTCTACTTCACTGCGCTGCTGGTGCACCGTGAGGCCCGGGACGAGCAGCAGTGCCTGCAAAAGTACGGCCTGGCCTGGCATGAATATTGCCGGCGTGTGCCCTACCGAATTGTGCCTTACATCTACTGA
- the TM7SF2 gene encoding delta(14)-sterol reductase TM7SF2 isoform X1 → MLASDSPPRADWLICWAQDGPGAGPFKDLRVDMRCVRAPPGTGAGHTTGTDSSRHQAHLGVGVEGVPLADFCEPPPPGGVETMAPQGSRAPLEFGGPLGAAALMLLLPATMFHLLLAARSGPARLLGLPPHLPAPGALWSPGALLLWLTWLGLQAAFYLLPARKMAEGQELKDRSRLRYPINGFQALVLTALLVGLGVSAGLPLGMLTEMLLPLAWVATLTAFIFSLLLYLKALMAPASALAPGGNSGNPVYDFFLGRELNPRFGSFDCKYFCELRPGLIGWVLINLALLVQEAGLRGSPSLAMWLVNGFQLLYVGDALWHEEAVLTTMDITHDGFGFMLAFGDLAWVPFTYSLQAQFLLYHPQPLELPTASVICLVNAVGYYIFRGANSQKNTFRKNPSDPRVAGLETISTATGRQLLVSGWWGMVRHPNYLGDLIMALAWSLPCGVSHLLPYFYLLYFTALLVHREARDEQQCLQKYGLAWHEYCRRVPYRIVPYIY, encoded by the exons ATGCTTGCGTCGGACTCGCCCCCAAGAGCCGATTGGCTGATCTGCTGGGCTCAGGATGGGCCGGGGGCGGGCCCGTTTAAAGACCTCAGGGTGGACATGCGCTGTGTCCGAGCGCCGCCCGGGACAGGTGCTGGCCACACCACAGGGACGGATTCCTCGCGTCACCAAGCccatctgggggttggggtggagggtgtTCCCTTGGCGGATTTTTGTGAACCCCCACCTCCCGGCGGAGTGGAGACCATGGCCCCTCAGGGCTCCCGGGCCCCGCTGGAATTCGGGGGACCCTTGG gcGCTGCGGCGCTGATGCTGCTGCTCCCCGCCACCATGTTCCATCTGCTCCTGGCGGCGCGCTCCGGGCCGGCGCGCCTCCTGGGCCTGCCCCCCCACCTGCCGGCGCCCGGGGCGCTGTGGAGCCCGGGGGCGCTGCTGCTGTGGCTCACCTGGCTGGGCCTGCAGGCGGCCTTCTACCTGCTGCCGGCGCGCAAG ATGGCTGAGGGCCAGGAATTGAAGGACAGGAGTCGCCTGCGCTACCCCATTAACG GCTTCCAGGCCCTGGTGCTGACAGCCCTGCTGGTGGGCCTGGGGGTGtcggctgggctgcccctgggaaTGCTCACGGAAATGCTCCTGCCCTTGGCGTGGGTGGCCACCCTCACGGCCTTCATCTTCAGCCTCCTCCTCTATCTGAAGGCGCTAATGGCCCCTGCCTCCGCCCTGGCACCTGGAGGGAACTCAG GCAACCCCGTTTACGACTTTTTCTTGGGACGGGAGCTCAACCCGCGCTTCGGTTCCTTTGACTGCAAATACTTCTGCGAACTGCGGCCTGGCCTCATCGGCTGG GTCCTCATCAACCTGGCTCTGCTGGTTCAGGAAGCAGGACTTCGGgggagtccctccctggccatgtGGCTGGTCAATGGCTTCCAGTTACTCTATGTGGGTGATGCCCTCTGGCACGAG GAAGCTGTACTCACCACCATGGACATCACACACGACGGGTTTGGCTTCATGCTGGCCTTTGGGGACCTAGCCTGGGTACCCTTCACCTACAGCCTGCAGGCCCAGTTCCTGCTgtaccacccacagcccctggagTTACCCACGGCCTCAGTCATCTGCCTCGTCAATG CTGTTGGTTACTACATCTTCCGTGGAGCCAACTCCCAGAAAAACACCTTCCGAAAGAACCCTTCTGACCCCAGAGTGGCCG GCCTTGAGACCATCTCTACAGCCACGGGGAGGCAGCTGCTAGTGTCTGGGTGGTGGGGTATGGTCCGCCATCCCAACTATCTGGGAGACCTCATTATGGCTCTGGCCTGGTCCTTGCCCTGTG GGGTGTCCCACCTGCTGCCTTACTTCTACCTCCTCTACTTCACTGCGCTGCTGGTGCACCGTGAGGCCCGGGACGAGCAGCAGTGCCTGCAAAAGTACGGCCTGGCCTGGCATGAATATTGCCGGCGTGTGCCCTACCGAATTGTGCCTTACATCTACTGA
- the TM7SF2 gene encoding delta(14)-sterol reductase TM7SF2 isoform X2 yields MLASDSPPRADWLICWAQDGPGAGPFKDLRVDMRCVRAPPGTGAGHTTGTDSSRHQAHLGVGVEGVPLADFCEPPPPGGVETMAPQGSRAPLEFGGPLGAAALMLLLPATMFHLLLAARSGPARLLGLPPHLPAPGALWSPGALLLWLTWLGLQAAFYLLPARKMAEGQELKDRSRLRYPINGFQALVLTALLVGLGVSAGLPLGMLTEMLLPLAWVATLTAFIFSLLLYLKALMAPASALAPGGNSGNPVYDFFLGRELNPRFGSFDCKYFCELRPGLIGWVLINLALLVQEAGLRGSPSLAMWLVNGFQLLYVGDALWHEEAVLTTMDITHDGFGFMLAFGDLAWVPFTYSLQAQFLLYHPQPLELPTASVICLVNAVGYYIFRGANSQKNTFRKNPSDPRVAGLETISTATGRQLLVSGWWGMVRHPNYLGDLIMALAWSLPCGE; encoded by the exons ATGCTTGCGTCGGACTCGCCCCCAAGAGCCGATTGGCTGATCTGCTGGGCTCAGGATGGGCCGGGGGCGGGCCCGTTTAAAGACCTCAGGGTGGACATGCGCTGTGTCCGAGCGCCGCCCGGGACAGGTGCTGGCCACACCACAGGGACGGATTCCTCGCGTCACCAAGCccatctgggggttggggtggagggtgtTCCCTTGGCGGATTTTTGTGAACCCCCACCTCCCGGCGGAGTGGAGACCATGGCCCCTCAGGGCTCCCGGGCCCCGCTGGAATTCGGGGGACCCTTGG gcGCTGCGGCGCTGATGCTGCTGCTCCCCGCCACCATGTTCCATCTGCTCCTGGCGGCGCGCTCCGGGCCGGCGCGCCTCCTGGGCCTGCCCCCCCACCTGCCGGCGCCCGGGGCGCTGTGGAGCCCGGGGGCGCTGCTGCTGTGGCTCACCTGGCTGGGCCTGCAGGCGGCCTTCTACCTGCTGCCGGCGCGCAAG ATGGCTGAGGGCCAGGAATTGAAGGACAGGAGTCGCCTGCGCTACCCCATTAACG GCTTCCAGGCCCTGGTGCTGACAGCCCTGCTGGTGGGCCTGGGGGTGtcggctgggctgcccctgggaaTGCTCACGGAAATGCTCCTGCCCTTGGCGTGGGTGGCCACCCTCACGGCCTTCATCTTCAGCCTCCTCCTCTATCTGAAGGCGCTAATGGCCCCTGCCTCCGCCCTGGCACCTGGAGGGAACTCAG GCAACCCCGTTTACGACTTTTTCTTGGGACGGGAGCTCAACCCGCGCTTCGGTTCCTTTGACTGCAAATACTTCTGCGAACTGCGGCCTGGCCTCATCGGCTGG GTCCTCATCAACCTGGCTCTGCTGGTTCAGGAAGCAGGACTTCGGgggagtccctccctggccatgtGGCTGGTCAATGGCTTCCAGTTACTCTATGTGGGTGATGCCCTCTGGCACGAG GAAGCTGTACTCACCACCATGGACATCACACACGACGGGTTTGGCTTCATGCTGGCCTTTGGGGACCTAGCCTGGGTACCCTTCACCTACAGCCTGCAGGCCCAGTTCCTGCTgtaccacccacagcccctggagTTACCCACGGCCTCAGTCATCTGCCTCGTCAATG CTGTTGGTTACTACATCTTCCGTGGAGCCAACTCCCAGAAAAACACCTTCCGAAAGAACCCTTCTGACCCCAGAGTGGCCG GCCTTGAGACCATCTCTACAGCCACGGGGAGGCAGCTGCTAGTGTCTGGGTGGTGGGGTATGGTCCGCCATCCCAACTATCTGGGAGACCTCATTATGGCTCTGGCCTGGTCCTTGCCCTGTGGTGAGTAG
- the VPS51 gene encoding vacuolar protein sorting-associated protein 51 homolog, giving the protein MAAAAAGPGPGSGPGDSPEGPEAEAPERRRKAHGMLKLYYGLSEGEAAGRPPGSDPLDPTDLNGAHFDPEVYLDKLRRECPLAQLMDSETDMVRQIRALDSDMQTLVYENYNKFISATDTIRKMKNDFRKMEDEMDRLASNMAVITDFSARISATLQDRHERITKLAGVHALLRKLQFLFELPSRLTKCVELGAYGQAVRYQGRARAVLQQYQHLPSFRAIQDDCQVITARLAQQLRQRFREGGSGAPEQAECVELLLALGEPAEELCEEFLAHARGRLEEELRSLEAELGPSPPAPDVLEFTDRGGSGFVGGLCQVATAYQELFAAQGPAGAEKLAAFAQELGGCYFALVERRLAQEQGGSDNSLLVRALDRFHRRLRAPGALLAAAGLADAATEIVERVARERLGHHLQGLRAAFLGCLTDVRQALAAPRLAGKEGPGLAELLANVASSILSHIKASLAAVHLFTAKEVSFSNKPYFRGEFCSQGVREGLIVGFIRSMCQTAQSFCDSPGEKGGATPPALLLLLSRLCLDYETATISYILTLTDEQFLVQDQSPVTPVSTLCAEARETARRLLTHYVKVQGLVISQMLRKSVETRDWLSTLEPRNVRAVMKRVVEDTTAIDVQVGLLYEEGVRKAQSSDSSKRTFSVYSSSRQQGRYAPSYTPSAPMDTNLLSNIQKLFSERIDVFSPVEFNKVSVLTGIIKISLKTLLECVRLRTFGRFGLQQVQVDCHFLQLYLWRFVADEELVHLLLDEVVASAALRCPDPVPMEPSVVEVICERG; this is encoded by the exons ATGGCGGCTGCAGCCGCGGGGCCCGGCCCGGGCTCTGGCCCCGGGGACTCCCCGGAGGGGCCCGAGGCCGAGGCTCCGGAGCGTCGCAGGAAGGCGCACGGGATGCTGAAGCTTTACTACGGCCTCTCGGAGGGGGAGGCGGCCGGGCGCCCCCCGGGGTCGGACCCCCTGGACCCGACAGACCTCAACGGTGCGCACTTCGACCCGGAAGTGTATCTGGACAAG CTGCGCAGAGAGTGCCCCCTGGCCCAGCTGATGGACAGCGAGACGGACATGGTGCGGCAGATCCGGGCCCTGGACAGCGACATGCAGACCCTGGTCTATGAGAACTACAACAAGTTCATCTCGGCCACAG ACACCATTCGCAAGATGAAGAATGATTTCCGGAAGATGGAGGATGAGATGGACCGGCTGGCCTCCAACATGGCTGTGATCACAGACTTCAGTGCGCGCATCAGTGCCACACTGCAGGACCGCCACGAACGCATCACCAAGCTGGCAG gGGTCCACGCTCTGCTGCGGAAGCTGCAGTTCCTCTTCGAGCTGCCCTCGCGCCTCACCAAGTGCGTGGAGCTGGGCGCCTACGGGCAGGCGGTGCGCTACCAGGGCCGTGCGCGAGCCGTGCTGCAGCAGTACCAGCACCTGCCCTCGTTCCGTGCCATCCAGGATGACTGCCAGGTCATCACAGCTCGCCTGGCCCAGCAGCTACGACAGCGCTTCAG GGAGGGCGGCTCCGGTGCCCCTGAGCAGGCGGAATGCGTGGagctgctgctggccctgggcgAGCCCGCAGAGGAGCTGTGTGAGGAGTTCCTGGCACATGCCCGAGGGCGGCTGGAGGAAGAGCTGagaagcctggaggcagagctggggccctcccctcctgcccctgatgTGTTAGAATTTACCGACCGCGGAGGCAGCGGCTTTGTGGGTGGCCTCTGCCAGGTGGCCACAGCCTACCAGGAGCTGTTTgcggcccagggcccagcaggtgCGGAGAAGCTGGCGGCCTTTGCCCAGGAGCTGGGCGGCTGCTACTTTGCGCTGGTGGAGAGGCGGCTGGCGCAGGAGCAAGGCGGCAGTGACAACTCGCTGCTGGTGCGGGCACTGGACCGCTTCCACCGGCGCCTGCGAGCACCTGGCGCTCTGcttgctgctgctgggctggccGACGCTGCCACGGAGATCGTGGAGCGAGTAGCCCGGGAGCGCCTGGGCCACCACTTGCAGGGCCTGCGGGCGGCCTTCCTGGGCTGCCTAACGGACGTGCGGCAGGCGCTGGCTGCACCTCGCTTGGccgggaaggaaggccctggcctggcCGAGTTGCTGGCCAATGTGGCCAGCTCCATCCTGAGCCACATCAAGGCCTCGCTGGCTGCTGTACACCTCTTCACCGCCAAGGAGGTGTCTTTCTCCAACAAGCCCTACTTCCGG GGCGAGTTCTGCAGCCAGGGCGTCCGTGAGGGCCTCATCGTGGGTTTCATCCGGTCCATGTGCCAGACGGCTCAGAGCTTCTGTGACAgccctggggagaagggaggtgcCACGCCACccgccctgctcctgctcctctcccGGCTCTGCCTGGACTATGAGACGGCCACCATCTCCTACATTCTCACCCTCACTGACGAACAGTTTCTGGTGCAG GACCAGTCTCCAGTGACACCTGTGAGCACACTGTGTGCAGAGGCCAGGGAGACGGCACGGCGGCTGCTGACCCACTATGTGAAGGTGCAGGGCCTGGTCATATCGCAGATGTTGCGCAAGAGTGTGGAGACGCGGGACTGGCTCAGTACCCTGGAGCCCCGGAACGTGCGCGCTGTCATGAAGCGGGTGGTGGAGGACACGACGGCTATTGACGTGCAG GTGGGGCTCCTGTACGAAGAGGGTGTCCGCAAGGCCCAGAGCAGTGACTCCAGCAAGAGGACCTTCTCCGTGTACAGCAGCTCCCGGCAGCAGGGCCGCTATGCACCCAGCTATACACCCAG tgcCCCAATGGACACCAACCTCTTGAGCAACATCCAGAAGCTGTTCTCTGAGCGTATTGATGTGTTCAGCCCTGTTGAGTTCAACAAG GTGTCAGTGCTGACCGGCATCATCAAGATCAGCCTGAAGACGCTGCTGGAGTGTGTGCGGCTGCGCACCTTTGGGCGCTTTGGGCTGCAGCAGGTGCAGGTGGACTGCCACTTTCTGCAGCTCTACCTGTGGCGCTTCGTGGCTGACGAGGAGCTTGTGCACCTGCTGCTGGACGAGGTGGTGGCCTCAGCTGCCCTGCGGTGCCCGGACCCAGTGCCCATGGAACCCAGTGTGGTAGAGGTCATCTGCGAGCGCGGCTAG
- the TMEM262 gene encoding cation channel sperm-associated auxiliary subunit TMEM262: MRWRDRIAVLFLPKGMMLTVAALLLFLMHLGIFASDVYNFCFTYHYDRMSFRYTVVLMFSKVISIYWAAMGSLYAEMEDYKLVRSFALTILMLNGTMFFNRLSLEFLAMQYREESH, from the exons ATGCGATGGCGGGACCGCATTGCTGTGCTCTTCCTCCCGAAAGGCATGATGCTCACCGTGGCTGCACTGCTGCTCTTCCTCATGCACCTGGGCATCTTCGCCAGTGACGTGTACAACTTCTGCTTCACCTACCACTACGACCGCATGAGCTTCCGCTACACAGTTGTCCTGAtg TTTTCCAAGGTGATCAGCATCTACTGGGCCGCCATGGGGTCACTCTACGCTGAGATGGAAGATTACAAGCTTGTTCGGAGCTTTGCCCTGACCATCCTGA TGCTCAACGGAACCATGTTCTTCAACCGTCTGTCCCTGGAGTTTCTGGCCATGCAGTACCGGGAGGAGAGCCACTGA
- the ZFPL1 gene encoding zinc finger protein-like 1 has protein sequence MGLCKCPKRKVTNLFCFEHRVNVCEHCLVANHAKCIVQSYLQWLQDSDYSPNCRLCNTPLASRETTRLVCYDLFHWACLNERAAQLPRNTAPAGYQCPSCSGPIFPPSNLVGPVASVLREKLTTVNWARAGLGLPLIDEVVSPEPEPLNTSDFSDWSSFNASTSAQEEVASTSTAPAFYSQAPRPPAPPNRPEQHTVIHMGSSEPLTHASAPRKVYDTRDDDRAPGLHRDCDDDKYRRRPALGWLAQLLRSRDGSRKRPLTLLQRAGLLLLLGLLGFLALLALMSRLGRAAADNDPNLDPLMNPHIRVGPS, from the exons ATGGGCCTTTGCAAGTGCCCCAAGAGGAAGGTGACAAACCTATTCTGCTTCGAACACCGGGTCAACGTCTGCGAGCACTGCCTGGTCGCCAATCACGCCAAG TGCATCGTACAATCTTACCTGCAGTGGCTCCAAGATAGCGACTACAGCCCCAATTGCCGCCTGTGCAACACACCCCTGGCCTCGCGAGAGACGACCCGCCTTGTCTGTTATG ATCTCTTCCATTGGGCCTGCCTCAATGAACGTGCTGCCCAGCTACCCCGAAATACAGCGCCTGCTGGCTACCAGTGtcccagctgcagtggccccatcTTCCCCCCAAGCAACCTGGTTGGCCCTGTGGCCTCTGTGCTGAGAGAGAAGCTGACCACGGTCAACTGGGCCCGGGCAGGACTGGGCCTTCCTCTG ATCGATGAGGTGGTGAGCCCGGAGCCCGAGCCCCTCAACACTTCTGACTTCTCTGACTGGTCCAGCTTTAATG CCAGTACCTCGGCACAAGAAGAGGTAGCCAGCACTTCCACTGCCCCCGCCTTCTACAGCCAAGCCCCCCGGCCCCCTGCGCCCCCCAACCGACCTGAGCAGCACACAGTGATCCACATGGGCAGTTCCGAGCCCTTGACTCACG CCTCGGCCCCAAGGAAGGTGTATGACACACGGGATGATGACCGGGCACCAGGCCTCCACAGGGATTGCGATGATGACAAGTACCGTCGCCGGCCTGccctgggctggctggcccagcTGCTCAG GAGCCGGGACGGGTCTCGTAAGCGGCCGCTGACCCTGCTCCAGCGggcggggctgctgctgctgctgggactGCTGGGCTTCCTGGCCCTTCTTGCCCTCATGTCTCGCCTGGGCCGGGCTGCAGCTGACAATGATCCCAACCTGGACCCACTCATGAACCCTCACATCCGTGTGGGTCCCTCCTGA